In a single window of the Littorina saxatilis isolate snail1 linkage group LG3, US_GU_Lsax_2.0, whole genome shotgun sequence genome:
- the LOC138960863 gene encoding uncharacterized protein has protein sequence MQNQRKLCCNDDVYQKLWKCYGVSGRGNRPKPPSDLQLTNRLLLQLRKLKEDSGKTVSAEQAWFIALFPDVAFPADRVSKLINRIHGKLQKFMTEGADPTTFLEEKLDLDHVSESLSQLGLKRRQLLASGKKVNLPTDFHCTNQLVHDLETFKNTESSLKCHPTFTVEWVTLLSEGKEVRKEEISSVMNTFRNLNRHKNKDPEKPALFLSTTFSVATRTASSTCGSTPPASSTCGSTTTSTKRKSSTKCTSDTGDEKKLKTLLKDNAVLAECSYKQAHFIEELQDTIDDLSADRKKLLHVPNTISNLQAKIETLNRKG, from the exons ATGATGTGTACCAGAAGctgtggaagtgctatggtgtTTCTGGAAGGGGAAATCGTCCTAAACCACCAAGCGACCTGCAGTTGACAAATCGACTTTTGTTGCAGCTGCGAAAACTGAAGGAAGACAGTGGGAAAACTGTTTCTGCG GAACAAGCCTGGTTCATCGCTCTCTTCCCCGATGTTGCTTTCCCAGCGGACAGAGTGAGCAAGCTGATCAACAGGATTCATGGTAAATTGCAAAAGTTCATGACAGAAGGTGCTGATCCTACGACGTTTCTGGAAGAAAAGCTGGACTTGGATCACGTGTCAGAGTCTCTTTCTCAGTTGGGCTTAAAACGAAGACAACTTCTTGCATCAGGCAAAAAAGTGAACTTGCCAACAGATTTCCACTGCACCAACCAACTAGTTCATGATCTCGAGACGTTCAAGAACACCGAATCGTCTCTAAAATGTCATCCAACCTTTACCGTCGAGTGGGTAACATTATTATCTGAAGGCAAAGAGGTAAGAAAGGAAGAAATCTCTAGTGTTATGAACACCTTCAGGAACCTCAATCGCCACAAGAACAAAGATCCTGAAAAACCGGCATTGTTCCTATCTACAACCTTTTCCGTTGCCACGCGTACTGCATCATCAACATGTGGAAGTACGCCTCCTGCATCATCAACATGTGGAAGTACAACTACAAGTACAAAACGTAAATCATCCACGAAATGCACTTCTGATACAGGGGATGAGAAGAAATTAAAGACTTTGTTGAAAGATAATGCTGTGCTTGCTGAGTGCTCTTACAAACAGGCCCATTTCATCGAAGAACTCCAAGACACAATAGACGACCTTTCAGCCGACAGGAAAAAGTTGCTTCATGTTCCAAACACAATTTCAAATCTCCAGGCCAAAATAGAAACACTGAACCGTAAAGGCTAG